One [Clostridium] saccharolyticum WM1 DNA segment encodes these proteins:
- a CDS encoding ASCH domain-containing protein — protein MNAQQMWNQFAAQNQITVTEYQSWAFGAFADELAELVLKGMKTGTSSAYPLYEAENEALPKAGDYSVILDSKDEAVCIIQTINVSIVPFREVKEEHAAKEGEGDGSLEYWRKVHVEFFKKCLSEEGKQFDEDMPVVCEEFKLVYVP, from the coding sequence ATGAATGCCCAACAGATGTGGAATCAATTTGCGGCTCAAAACCAGATCACGGTAACAGAATATCAATCCTGGGCGTTTGGCGCTTTTGCCGATGAGTTGGCAGAATTGGTATTAAAGGGAATGAAAACAGGAACATCCTCTGCCTATCCCTTATACGAGGCAGAAAACGAAGCACTTCCAAAAGCTGGAGACTATAGCGTCATCCTGGATTCAAAGGACGAAGCAGTATGCATTATTCAAACGATAAATGTATCTATTGTTCCTTTTCGAGAGGTTAAGGAAGAACACGCCGCCAAGGAAGGGGAGGGTGATGGCTCGCTGGAATATTGGAGAAAAGTACATGTGGAATTTTTTAAAAAATGTTTGTCAGAAGAAGGAAAACAATTTGATGAAGATATGCCGGTGGTATGTGAAGAATTTAAATTGGTGTATGTACCTTAA